One part of the Alistipes onderdonkii genome encodes these proteins:
- the tsaB gene encoding tRNA (adenosine(37)-N6)-threonylcarbamoyltransferase complex dimerization subunit type 1 TsaB, with protein sequence MSLILCVETGTDVCSVGIAKDGELLSLRESDEGRDHARKVGVFVDELLRETGIAPDELDAVAVGKGPGSYTGLRIGVSFAKGLCYGVRKPLVAVGSLDALAEVALEDYEAGILSVPDWEHACLCPMVDARRMEVYAQVFDTAGKPLNEVSAEVVDGESFAHFRSQGRPFVIFGSGARKCAGILPDAVLVEVAPSARGLARLAQRALDAGCTEDIAYFEPFYLKDFVVTTSKKKLF encoded by the coding sequence ATGAGCTTGATTCTATGTGTCGAGACCGGTACGGACGTTTGTTCGGTCGGTATTGCAAAGGACGGGGAGCTGCTTTCGCTGCGCGAGAGCGACGAAGGGCGCGACCACGCCCGCAAGGTCGGCGTGTTCGTCGACGAGCTTTTGCGCGAAACGGGCATTGCGCCCGACGAACTGGATGCCGTGGCCGTGGGCAAGGGCCCCGGCTCCTATACGGGGCTGCGGATCGGCGTTTCGTTCGCCAAGGGGCTGTGCTACGGGGTGCGTAAGCCGCTGGTGGCCGTCGGGTCGCTCGATGCGCTGGCCGAAGTGGCGCTCGAAGATTACGAAGCCGGGATTCTTTCCGTCCCCGACTGGGAACATGCCTGCCTCTGCCCGATGGTCGATGCCCGCCGCATGGAGGTCTATGCGCAGGTATTCGATACGGCCGGAAAGCCCCTTAACGAGGTTTCGGCCGAGGTCGTCGACGGGGAGAGTTTTGCGCACTTCCGTTCGCAGGGGAGGCCGTTCGTGATCTTCGGCAGCGGGGCCCGCAAATGCGCCGGGATACTGCCCGACGCCGTGCTTGTCGAGGTAGCCCCTTCCGCACGCGGGCTTGCGCGGCTGGCCCAGCGTGCGCTCGATGCGGGATGCACGGAAGATATCGCCTATTTCGAACCTTTCTACCTGAAGGATTTTGTCGTTACGACGTCGAAGAAAAAGTTGTTTTGA
- a CDS encoding Cof-type HAD-IIB family hydrolase, with protein sequence MIRAIFLDVDGTLISFRTHEIPASARDALVRAHAQGIRLFIATGRAANDLAPLEGIPYDGVVSLNGARCVAADGRVVSQHLIPRADFERAMELSSQMGFPLALELERGVFVNRVTPEVERLAHMVAHPVPEQTDLRALFDRSECCQMCFYLDTEAERRVMAQLPGLAASRWCPIFADINVAGIDKATGMREFMSAYGYRASEVAAFGDGGNDVAMLSAAGVGVAMGNACEEALNAADYVTAPVDEDGIARALGHLGILDD encoded by the coding sequence ATGATACGAGCTATTTTCCTCGATGTAGACGGTACGCTGATCAGTTTCAGAACCCATGAAATACCCGCCTCGGCACGCGATGCGCTGGTGCGGGCGCATGCGCAGGGCATCAGGCTCTTTATCGCTACGGGGCGTGCGGCGAACGACCTCGCTCCGCTCGAGGGGATTCCCTACGACGGCGTGGTGTCGCTCAACGGCGCCCGGTGTGTGGCTGCCGACGGACGTGTCGTAAGCCAGCACTTGATTCCGCGGGCCGATTTCGAACGCGCCATGGAACTCTCCTCGCAGATGGGATTCCCGCTGGCGCTGGAACTGGAGCGCGGCGTATTCGTCAACCGTGTGACGCCCGAGGTGGAACGGCTGGCGCATATGGTCGCGCATCCCGTGCCCGAGCAGACCGACCTCCGTGCGCTTTTCGACCGGAGCGAGTGCTGCCAGATGTGTTTCTATCTGGATACGGAGGCCGAACGGCGCGTCATGGCGCAGTTGCCCGGGCTTGCGGCGAGCCGGTGGTGCCCGATTTTCGCCGACATCAATGTCGCAGGCATCGACAAGGCCACGGGCATGAGGGAATTTATGTCCGCCTACGGGTACCGGGCTTCGGAAGTAGCGGCCTTCGGCGACGGCGGCAACGACGTGGCGATGCTGTCGGCCGCGGGGGTGGGGGTTGCCATGGGCAATGCCTGCGAGGAGGCGCTGAACGCTGCCGATTACGTGACCGCCCCGGTCGACGAGGACGGCATTGCCCGGGCGCTGGGGCATCTGGGTATTCTGGACGATTGA
- the smpB gene encoding SsrA-binding protein SmpB, which translates to MSEQKKINIRNKRATFDYEILEEYVAGIVLVGTEIKSIRAGKASLTDSFCYFDKGELWIRGVNIAEYGWGTCNNHAPRRDRKLLLNRRELDKLQRAGQDKGLTIVGLRLFLNERGLAKVVVGLARGRKTYDKREYLKENDAKREIDKAMKNYKR; encoded by the coding sequence ATGAGTGAACAGAAAAAGATAAATATCCGTAACAAGCGCGCGACGTTCGACTATGAGATTCTGGAAGAGTACGTTGCGGGCATCGTGCTCGTCGGTACCGAGATCAAGTCCATCCGTGCGGGCAAGGCTTCGCTGACCGATTCGTTCTGTTATTTCGACAAGGGCGAGCTGTGGATACGGGGTGTCAACATCGCCGAATACGGGTGGGGCACCTGCAACAACCATGCGCCGCGCCGCGACCGGAAACTGCTGCTCAACCGCCGCGAGCTGGACAAGCTCCAGCGAGCGGGGCAGGACAAGGGCCTCACGATCGTGGGGCTGCGCCTGTTCCTGAACGAGCGGGGGCTGGCGAAAGTCGTGGTCGGGCTTGCCCGGGGCCGGAAGACCTATGACAAGCGCGAATACCTGAAGGAAAACGATGCCAAGCGAGAGATCGACAAGGCGATGAAAAATTACAAACGATGA
- the dnaG gene encoding DNA primase yields MIDRETVDRIYAAANIVDIIGEYVTLKRKGVNYQACCPFHNEKTPSFVVSPSKGVYKCFGCGKGGNAVTFLMEHENITYPEALKMVAKRYGIEVKEKEMSEEEVRRNDDRESMFALNGWAADYFANYLHHETEGMSVGMAYFRQKRGMTDATIKKFGLGFCPARGDRMSKDALAAGYKKEFLVSTGLSLERESDGSLYDRFRDRVIFPVHNISGRVVAFGGRTLRTDKAVAKYQNSPESEIYSKKRELYGLYFAKKAIQQLDFAIMVEGYTDVISMHQAGVENVVSSSGTSLTTEQIRLLNRFTKNITVIYDGDSAGIHASLRGIDMILREGMNVRVVLLPEPEDPDSFARAHTAAEVQEYIRANEQDFLAFKAKLLLEAAQGDPIRKAALIADMVQSIAQIPDPIQRSVYIKECARIMDIDENILISEVARKRMATTGDREADEFVRRQTALRHAEASQPEVEFVKQVEAGSSSEALERELVKYLLKYGHCSFEFKEGRTMVPCNVAEVIFLELDSDGLAFRNPLYNSILATYREQWKILGTGVEVPAHFFLNHPDPEVCNASVDILTSDDNYVASQLWRRKDIHVESDAEMLAVGVPKAVTLYKSKVIESYIKEWQAKLADESLTDEQVGEVIQRLAGFNKVKVTIAKKLQRLIL; encoded by the coding sequence ATGATCGACAGGGAAACAGTAGACCGCATTTATGCAGCCGCCAATATCGTGGATATTATCGGCGAGTACGTCACGCTCAAGCGCAAGGGCGTGAACTACCAGGCCTGCTGCCCGTTCCACAACGAGAAAACCCCGTCGTTCGTCGTGTCGCCCTCGAAGGGGGTATATAAATGCTTCGGCTGCGGCAAAGGCGGCAATGCCGTCACGTTCCTGATGGAGCACGAGAACATCACCTATCCCGAAGCCCTGAAGATGGTGGCCAAACGCTATGGCATCGAAGTCAAGGAGAAGGAGATGTCCGAGGAAGAGGTACGCCGCAACGACGACCGCGAGTCGATGTTCGCACTCAACGGCTGGGCGGCCGATTATTTTGCCAACTACCTCCATCACGAGACCGAGGGGATGAGCGTGGGCATGGCTTACTTCCGCCAGAAACGCGGCATGACCGACGCCACGATCAAGAAGTTCGGCCTCGGGTTCTGCCCCGCGCGCGGCGACCGGATGTCGAAGGATGCGCTGGCGGCGGGATATAAAAAGGAGTTCCTCGTCTCTACCGGCCTTTCGCTCGAACGCGAGAGCGACGGTTCGCTCTACGACCGGTTCCGCGACCGGGTGATTTTCCCCGTACATAACATTTCGGGGCGCGTCGTCGCTTTCGGCGGCCGTACGCTGCGCACCGACAAGGCCGTTGCCAAATACCAGAATTCGCCCGAGAGCGAGATATACAGCAAGAAACGTGAGCTGTACGGCCTCTATTTCGCCAAGAAGGCGATCCAGCAGCTCGATTTCGCCATCATGGTCGAAGGCTATACCGATGTCATTTCGATGCACCAGGCGGGTGTCGAGAACGTCGTGTCGTCGTCCGGGACATCGCTCACGACCGAGCAGATACGCCTGCTGAACCGTTTTACGAAAAACATCACGGTCATTTACGACGGAGACTCGGCGGGTATCCATGCTTCGCTGCGCGGGATCGACATGATCCTCCGGGAGGGGATGAACGTGCGCGTGGTGCTGCTGCCCGAACCCGAGGATCCCGACTCCTTCGCCCGGGCGCACACTGCGGCCGAGGTGCAGGAATATATCCGGGCCAACGAACAGGATTTCCTGGCCTTCAAAGCAAAATTGCTGTTGGAGGCCGCCCAGGGCGACCCGATCCGGAAGGCGGCGCTGATCGCCGACATGGTGCAGTCGATCGCACAGATTCCCGATCCGATCCAGCGGTCGGTCTACATCAAGGAGTGCGCGCGGATCATGGACATCGACGAGAACATTCTGATCTCGGAGGTGGCGCGCAAGCGCATGGCGACGACCGGCGACCGCGAGGCCGACGAGTTCGTACGCCGCCAGACGGCATTGCGGCATGCGGAGGCTTCGCAGCCCGAGGTGGAATTCGTGAAGCAGGTTGAGGCCGGGAGCAGCAGCGAGGCGCTCGAACGCGAATTGGTGAAATACCTGCTCAAATACGGCCATTGTTCGTTCGAATTCAAGGAGGGGCGCACGATGGTGCCCTGCAACGTCGCGGAGGTGATCTTCCTGGAGCTGGACAGCGACGGGCTCGCGTTCCGCAATCCGTTATACAACAGTATTTTGGCTACTTACCGTGAGCAGTGGAAGATTCTCGGTACAGGGGTGGAAGTTCCGGCGCACTTTTTCCTGAACCATCCCGACCCGGAGGTGTGCAACGCCTCGGTGGACATCCTTACGTCGGACGACAATTACGTGGCCAGCCAGCTGTGGCGGCGCAAGGACATCCATGTCGAGAGCGATGCCGAGATGCTGGCCGTAGGGGTGCCGAAGGCCGTGACGCTCTACAAGTCGAAGGTGATCGAAAGCTATATCAAGGAGTGGCAGGCCAAACTCGCGGACGAGAGCCTGACGGACGAGCAGGTCGGCGAGGTGATCCAGCGGCTGGCCGGGTTCAACAAGGTGAAAGTGACGATTGCAAAGAAATTGCAGCGGTTGATATTATGA
- the uvrB gene encoding excinuclease ABC subunit UvrB — protein MDFKLVSDYAPMGDQPEAIAQLVGSIRHGSKHNTLLGVTGSGKTFTVANVIAQLNRPTLVLSHNKTLAAQLYGEFRNFFPENAVEYFVSYYDYYQPEAYLPSTDTFIEKDLSINAEIEKLRLRTVATLLSGRRDVIVVSSVSCLYGAGNPADFHATAINIRVGQVVSYKHFLYKLVEALYTRTERDLEPATFRVNGDTVDIMAAFGEFGSQCFRVMFYDNEVEAIQTIDPATGQRIHTLDNLTLYPTSLFVTTKERINCAVQQIYLDLGRQIEFFERAGRTTEAQRIKQRVEYDVEMIKELGYCPGIENYSRYFDGRAEGTRPFCLIDYFPKDYMLVVDESHVTLPQVHAMYGGDRARKENLVEYGFRLPAAKDNRPVTFAEFEQLQGTSIYVSATPADYELMKSEGVIVEQLIRPTGLVDPPLEVRVTANQIDDLLEEIDKRVKDDDKVLVTTITKRMAEELSKYFDRVGVRNRYIHSDVDTLERIQILEDLRAGMFDVLVGVNLLREGLDLPEVALVAILDADKEGFLRNVRSLTQIAGRAARHSQGNVILYADTCTDSMRFAIEQSNRRREKQVRYNMEHGMLPRRAQKSGTGQSTLLSARTDVPEIAAAYPLAEDHYMAAADVQKTYVASENIDTLIDKAREDMERAAKSLDFLAAAKFRDRMYELQKLKEENRKG, from the coding sequence ATGGATTTCAAGTTGGTATCGGATTACGCCCCGATGGGCGACCAGCCGGAAGCGATCGCACAGCTCGTCGGCTCGATCCGGCACGGCTCCAAACATAACACCCTGCTGGGGGTGACAGGCTCGGGAAAGACCTTCACCGTGGCCAACGTCATCGCGCAGCTGAACCGCCCGACGCTCGTCCTGAGCCACAACAAGACGCTCGCGGCGCAGCTTTACGGCGAGTTCCGCAATTTCTTCCCGGAGAACGCCGTGGAGTATTTCGTCTCCTACTACGACTATTACCAGCCGGAGGCCTACCTTCCCTCGACGGACACCTTCATCGAAAAAGACCTTTCGATCAACGCCGAGATCGAGAAACTGCGCCTGCGCACCGTAGCCACGCTGCTGTCGGGGCGCCGCGACGTGATCGTCGTATCGAGCGTATCGTGCCTCTACGGCGCAGGCAACCCGGCGGATTTCCATGCCACGGCCATCAACATCCGGGTCGGGCAGGTCGTCAGCTACAAGCATTTCCTCTACAAGCTGGTCGAAGCGCTCTACACCCGCACCGAACGCGACCTGGAACCGGCGACGTTTCGCGTCAACGGCGACACGGTGGACATCATGGCGGCCTTCGGCGAGTTCGGCAGCCAGTGCTTCCGCGTAATGTTCTACGACAACGAGGTCGAGGCCATCCAGACCATCGACCCCGCGACGGGGCAGCGTATCCACACGCTCGACAACCTGACGCTCTACCCCACGAGCCTCTTCGTAACCACCAAGGAGCGCATCAACTGCGCCGTACAACAGATATACCTGGATCTGGGTAGGCAGATCGAATTCTTCGAGCGTGCCGGACGCACGACGGAGGCGCAGCGTATCAAACAGCGCGTGGAATACGACGTCGAGATGATCAAGGAGCTGGGGTACTGCCCCGGCATCGAGAACTACTCGCGTTATTTCGACGGCCGCGCCGAGGGCACGCGCCCTTTCTGCCTGATTGACTATTTCCCGAAGGATTACATGCTCGTCGTAGACGAAAGCCACGTCACGCTGCCGCAGGTACATGCCATGTACGGCGGCGACCGCGCCCGCAAGGAAAACCTCGTGGAGTACGGATTCCGACTCCCGGCGGCCAAGGACAACCGTCCGGTGACCTTCGCCGAGTTCGAGCAGTTGCAGGGCACGTCGATCTACGTGAGCGCCACGCCCGCCGACTACGAACTGATGAAGAGCGAAGGCGTGATCGTCGAACAGCTGATCCGCCCCACGGGGCTGGTCGACCCGCCGCTCGAGGTGCGCGTCACGGCCAACCAGATCGACGACCTGCTGGAGGAGATCGACAAGCGCGTGAAAGACGATGACAAGGTGCTCGTGACGACCATCACCAAACGCATGGCCGAGGAACTTTCGAAATATTTCGACCGGGTGGGCGTGCGCAACCGTTACATCCACTCGGACGTGGATACGCTGGAACGCATCCAGATTCTGGAAGACCTGCGGGCCGGAATGTTCGACGTGCTGGTGGGCGTGAACCTGCTGCGCGAAGGCCTCGACCTGCCCGAAGTGGCGCTGGTGGCGATCCTCGACGCCGACAAGGAGGGCTTCCTGCGCAACGTGCGGTCGCTGACGCAGATCGCGGGACGTGCCGCTCGCCATTCGCAGGGCAACGTGATCCTCTATGCCGACACCTGCACCGACTCCATGCGCTTCGCCATCGAGCAAAGCAACCGCCGGCGCGAGAAACAGGTGCGCTACAACATGGAGCACGGCATGCTGCCGCGCCGGGCGCAGAAAAGCGGCACGGGGCAAAGCACCCTGCTGTCCGCGCGCACCGACGTCCCGGAGATAGCGGCGGCCTACCCGCTCGCCGAAGACCACTACATGGCCGCCGCGGACGTACAAAAGACCTATGTCGCAAGCGAGAACATCGACACGCTGATCGACAAGGCGCGCGAGGACATGGAACGTGCGGCCAAATCGCTCGACTTCCTCGCCGCCGCGAAATTCCGCGACAGGATGTACGAACTGCAGAAACTCAAGGAGGAGAACCGGAAAGGCTGA
- a CDS encoding GtrA family protein, with the protein MRLSELIIRFIDWFYRRPVSALLPRQTFRYAVCGGANVVFGWGCYFLLYNFVLDKELLDLGFIAVSPHVAAMLIVFPLTFFTGFWLNRHVAFRRSPLATGTQLFRYLLSVAGSVVVNYLFLKFFVELCGFWATPSQMMASLGTMVYSYLAAKYFTFRNAVRE; encoded by the coding sequence ATGCGTCTTTCCGAGCTGATAATCCGTTTCATCGACTGGTTCTACCGCCGGCCTGTTTCTGCGTTATTGCCGCGCCAGACGTTCCGTTATGCCGTATGCGGCGGCGCGAACGTGGTTTTCGGCTGGGGATGCTATTTCCTGCTCTATAATTTCGTGCTCGACAAGGAGCTGCTCGACCTCGGTTTCATCGCGGTTTCCCCGCATGTCGCGGCGATGCTGATCGTTTTTCCGCTGACCTTCTTCACGGGGTTCTGGCTGAACCGCCATGTGGCGTTCCGCCGTTCGCCGCTTGCCACGGGGACGCAGCTTTTCCGCTACCTCCTCTCCGTCGCCGGCTCGGTGGTGGTCAATTATCTCTTCCTGAAATTCTTCGTCGAGTTGTGCGGGTTTTGGGCGACGCCTTCGCAAATGATGGCCTCGCTGGGGACGATGGTGTACAGCTACCTGGCCGCCAAGTATTTCACCTTCCGCAACGCCGTCCGCGAATAA
- the lgt gene encoding prolipoprotein diacylglyceryl transferase, giving the protein MIRPLSIVWNFDPVFFSIGSLDIRYYGLMWALAILIGAKFFDNFCKREGLPPKVSESIFIYGTLATIIGARLGHCLFYDPMEYLSKPWTIITGFRDGGMASHGAAIGLLIGLWLFSRKNKLPYIWSLDRIMIAVGIGGAVVRLGNLFNSEIFGMATTLPWGFEFVRSAKWVNEFAPAAVHPTQIYEALCYLITFGILCWLYYAKDIARRRPGILFGIGLLGIFLTRFFIEFIKTEQEAFEQGWVLDMGQWLSIPFIVLGIYMIYRGLSEPEVTPAPVPKAPAATPKKKKR; this is encoded by the coding sequence ATGATACGACCGTTAAGCATCGTTTGGAATTTCGACCCGGTGTTCTTCTCCATCGGGTCGCTCGACATCCGCTATTACGGATTGATGTGGGCGCTGGCAATCCTGATCGGCGCCAAGTTTTTCGATAACTTCTGCAAGCGTGAGGGGCTTCCGCCGAAGGTCTCCGAGTCGATTTTTATATATGGTACGCTGGCGACGATCATCGGGGCGCGGCTGGGGCACTGCCTCTTCTACGACCCGATGGAATACCTCAGCAAGCCGTGGACGATCATCACGGGTTTCCGGGACGGCGGCATGGCCAGCCACGGCGCTGCCATCGGCCTCTTGATCGGCCTCTGGCTGTTCTCGCGCAAGAACAAGCTGCCCTATATCTGGTCGCTCGACCGCATCATGATCGCGGTGGGCATCGGCGGTGCCGTCGTCCGGCTGGGCAACCTGTTCAATTCGGAGATCTTCGGCATGGCCACGACCCTGCCGTGGGGCTTCGAATTCGTCCGCTCGGCCAAGTGGGTGAACGAGTTCGCCCCCGCGGCGGTACACCCGACCCAGATTTACGAGGCGCTTTGCTACCTGATCACCTTCGGCATCCTTTGCTGGCTCTATTATGCGAAGGACATCGCGCGGCGCCGTCCGGGCATCCTGTTCGGCATCGGGCTGCTCGGGATTTTCCTGACGCGCTTCTTCATCGAGTTCATCAAGACCGAGCAGGAGGCGTTCGAACAGGGATGGGTGCTCGATATGGGGCAATGGCTGAGCATTCCGTTTATCGTGCTGGGTATTTACATGATTTACCGGGGGCTGTCCGAGCCCGAAGTTACCCCCGCCCCGGTGCCGAAAGCCCCGGCAGCAACTCCAAAAAAGAAGAAACGATGA
- a CDS encoding sensor histidine kinase → MVYIKTKEGASLWIALLATAIVAGTMTLLDAVWWVTLCVCGAVFVVVALVALFIIRKYVAYKLKPIYSIVLSRDVHTHEIFSELKDKHVENIGEELTAWADTNDKEIARLKETEQFRKQYLGNVAHELKTPIFNIQGYISTLLDGGLEDELINRKYLERAEKSIDRLINIVNDLDTISKLESNMNRLEMEKFDIVALTKEIAEQAEMEADKKGIRISIKGADNLPSPFWVLADKHYIGQVIVNLVINSIRYGKEGGLTRVHFRDMLDKILVEVEDNGLGISKEDLPRVFERFYRTDKGRSREQGGTGLGLAIVKHIIEAHGERISVRSEPGVGSTFSFTLKKVNLQELNK, encoded by the coding sequence ATGGTATACATCAAAACAAAAGAGGGCGCATCACTGTGGATCGCGCTCCTCGCAACGGCCATTGTGGCCGGGACGATGACGCTGCTCGATGCGGTGTGGTGGGTGACGCTGTGCGTCTGCGGCGCCGTCTTTGTCGTCGTGGCGCTCGTGGCGCTGTTCATCATCCGCAAGTATGTGGCTTACAAGCTCAAACCGATCTATTCCATCGTGCTTTCGCGCGACGTGCATACGCACGAGATTTTCTCCGAGCTGAAGGACAAGCACGTCGAGAATATCGGCGAGGAACTCACGGCGTGGGCGGATACGAACGACAAGGAGATCGCCCGCCTCAAGGAGACCGAGCAGTTCCGCAAACAGTACCTGGGCAACGTGGCGCACGAGCTCAAAACCCCGATCTTCAATATCCAGGGGTATATCTCGACACTGCTCGACGGAGGCCTGGAGGACGAGCTCATCAACCGCAAATACCTCGAGCGGGCCGAGAAGAGCATCGACCGCCTGATCAATATCGTCAACGACCTGGATACCATCTCCAAGCTGGAGAGCAACATGAACCGCCTCGAAATGGAGAAGTTCGACATCGTGGCGCTGACGAAGGAGATCGCCGAGCAGGCCGAGATGGAGGCCGACAAAAAAGGCATCCGGATTTCGATCAAGGGCGCCGACAACCTTCCCTCGCCGTTTTGGGTGCTGGCCGACAAACATTACATCGGTCAGGTCATCGTGAACCTCGTCATCAACTCGATCCGCTACGGGAAGGAGGGCGGTCTGACGCGCGTCCATTTCCGCGACATGCTCGACAAAATACTTGTCGAGGTGGAGGATAACGGATTGGGAATCAGTAAGGAGGATTTGCCCCGCGTCTTCGAGCGATTCTACCGTACCGACAAGGGGCGTTCGCGCGAGCAGGGCGGTACCGGCCTCGGACTGGCGATCGTGAAGCATATCATCGAAGCGCACGGCGAACGCATCAGCGTGCGCAGCGAACCCGGCGTGGGGAGCACCTTCTCGTTCACGCTCAAAAAAGTCAACCTGCAAGAACTGAATAAATGA
- a CDS encoding riboflavin synthase has translation MFSGIVERMAEVVDIRTDRQNKDFTLRADFCRELKIDQSIAHNGVCLTVVDIRDDTYTVTAMKETLDRSNLGLLAVGDLVNLERSMKPDALLDGHIVQGHVDQTAVCTAREDADGSWYYTFAYEPQGGGLCTVEKGSVTVNGVSLTVCDSKESSFRVAIIPYTFEHTNFCRIGVGSVVNLEFDIVGKYIARLMQNYTK, from the coding sequence ATGTTTTCAGGGATCGTGGAACGCATGGCGGAGGTCGTGGACATCCGTACCGACCGTCAGAATAAGGATTTTACGCTGCGCGCGGACTTTTGCCGCGAGTTGAAAATCGACCAGAGCATAGCACATAACGGCGTATGTTTGACAGTTGTGGACATCCGCGATGATACGTATACGGTCACGGCGATGAAGGAGACGCTCGACAGGAGCAACCTCGGCCTGCTGGCTGTGGGCGATCTGGTGAACCTCGAACGCTCGATGAAACCCGATGCGCTGCTCGACGGGCATATCGTCCAGGGGCATGTCGACCAGACGGCCGTATGCACGGCCCGCGAGGACGCCGACGGCAGCTGGTACTATACGTTCGCCTACGAACCGCAGGGCGGTGGGCTCTGTACCGTGGAGAAAGGGTCGGTGACGGTCAACGGCGTGAGCCTGACGGTCTGCGACTCGAAGGAGTCGTCGTTCCGCGTGGCGATCATTCCCTATACGTTCGAGCATACGAATTTCTGCCGCATCGGCGTGGGTTCGGTCGTGAACCTCGAATTCGACATCGTGGGCAAGTACATCGCCCGTCTCATGCAAAATTATACGAAGTAA
- a CDS encoding RNA polymerase sigma factor yields the protein MEEQILAEGCRKGDNAARRELYDRYAGRLLAVCLRYSGDRSTAEDLMHDAFLKIYGAFDRFSYRGPGSLRAWMERITVNVALEWLRSRNKLSMTVLDDGRQLPDIPEPDPSEVARIPRDVLMGFVSELPDGYRTVFNLYCIEGYSHRDIAQMLGINEKSSSSQLFRARALLARRIGAYMETH from the coding sequence ATGGAGGAGCAGATACTGGCCGAGGGGTGCAGAAAAGGGGATAATGCGGCCCGTCGTGAGCTGTATGACCGCTATGCAGGCCGTCTGCTGGCCGTCTGCCTCCGTTATTCGGGCGACCGTTCTACCGCCGAAGACCTGATGCACGATGCGTTCCTGAAGATTTACGGTGCTTTCGACCGTTTTTCCTACCGCGGCCCCGGTTCCCTGCGTGCCTGGATGGAACGGATCACGGTGAACGTGGCGCTCGAATGGCTCCGCAGCCGGAACAAACTGAGCATGACGGTGCTCGACGACGGAAGGCAGTTGCCCGACATCCCGGAGCCCGACCCGTCGGAAGTGGCGCGTATTCCGCGCGACGTGCTGATGGGGTTCGTCAGCGAATTGCCTGACGGTTACCGTACGGTGTTCAACCTCTACTGCATCGAAGGCTATTCGCACCGCGACATCGCGCAGATGCTGGGGATCAACGAAAAAAGTTCCTCGTCGCAGTTATTCCGCGCGCGGGCACTGCTGGCTCGCAGAATAGGGGCCTATATGGAGACACATTAA
- the ruvB gene encoding Holliday junction branch migration DNA helicase RuvB has product MSIVRNTESDLEFENKIRPQELETFSGQDKIVDNLHIFIKAALMRGDSLDHVLLHGPPGLGKTTLANIIANEMHAQLRVTSGPVLDKPGDLAGLLTNLNPGDVLFIDEIHRLSPIVEEYLYSAMEDYKIDIVLDKGPSARSIQIELAPFTLIGATTRSGLLTSPLRARFGIQCHLEYYDAPVLAGIVRRSARILDVSIDDDAAHEVALRSRGTPRIANALLRRVRDFAMVKGEGHIDLEITRIGLSALNIDSRGLDQMDNKILGTIIEKFSGGPVGLNTIATAVGEDAGTIEEVYEPFLIKEGFLKRTPRGREATELAYKHLGFTPPGGTEAALF; this is encoded by the coding sequence ATGTCAATCGTACGCAACACAGAGAGCGATCTCGAATTCGAAAACAAGATACGTCCGCAGGAGTTGGAAACCTTCTCCGGGCAGGACAAGATCGTCGACAACCTCCATATTTTCATCAAGGCGGCGCTCATGCGCGGCGATTCGCTCGACCACGTACTGCTGCACGGCCCCCCGGGACTGGGCAAGACGACCCTTGCCAACATCATCGCCAACGAAATGCACGCGCAGTTGCGCGTCACATCGGGCCCCGTGCTGGACAAGCCGGGCGACCTGGCCGGGCTGCTGACCAACCTCAACCCCGGCGACGTGCTTTTCATCGACGAGATACACCGCCTGAGCCCGATCGTCGAGGAGTATCTCTACTCGGCGATGGAGGACTACAAGATCGACATCGTACTCGACAAAGGCCCTTCGGCACGTTCGATCCAGATCGAGCTGGCGCCTTTCACGCTGATCGGCGCCACGACCCGCAGCGGGCTGCTCACATCGCCCCTGCGCGCGCGCTTCGGCATCCAGTGCCATCTGGAATATTACGACGCCCCGGTACTGGCCGGCATCGTCAGGCGTTCGGCACGCATCCTCGACGTCTCGATCGACGACGATGCGGCGCACGAGGTGGCCCTGCGCTCGCGCGGCACGCCCCGCATCGCCAACGCCCTGCTGCGCCGCGTGCGCGACTTCGCAATGGTCAAGGGCGAAGGGCACATCGACCTGGAGATCACCAGAATCGGGCTTTCGGCGCTCAACATCGACTCGCGCGGCCTCGACCAGATGGACAACAAGATACTCGGCACCATCATCGAGAAGTTCAGCGGGGGCCCCGTCGGGCTGAATACCATCGCCACGGCCGTCGGCGAAGACGCCGGCACGATCGAGGAAGTCTACGAACCGTTCCTCATCAAGGAAGGGTTCCTCAAACGCACGCCCCGCGGCCGCGAAGCCACCGAGCTCGCATACAAACACCTGGGTTTCACGCCGCCGGGCGGCACCGAAGCCGCGCTATTCTGA